The Thiohalorhabdus denitrificans DNA segment CCAGGTACGTCTTGGTCAGGGGCAGCTGTTCGTCCAGCTTTTTTTGTATTTCGGGTTCCGTAAGCCGGACAACATAGCCTCCGGCTGAGAAATAGTAATAGGCACCGCCCAGCAGCAGGAGGAGAATCACAGTGGCCGCCGCTGCAATTTTTTTCATGGGTACGCACCTGTAACGTCGCGAATGGAACCTCCCCCCAAGGGCCTCCCGAACAAGGGGTTCCGACCCAATATGGCCCACTCGGGCAGTTCCTTCCAGGGCGATCCTGGTCTTCTCCCCCCACAGAGTGTTGATTTGGGTATGGGGCCGCCTCCAGGCGTCGGAAAAGGCGGGGAGCCACCAGCCCAACAAGGTGGGTGTCCTTTAGCCGCCCACCTCGACGGCGTAGTGCGCTGGGCTGAGGAGGCGTAGCCGATCCGGCCGTATCCCTGGTTCAGGGAAGTGGGCCCCTTAGCTAAGGGCTGAGGGCGGGCCCGCGGCCTGGGAGAAAAGGGTATTGACTGTTTTTTCCAGGGAGCGAATCGTGGAAGGTAGAGAGTGGGGCCTACCCCGCATGCGCGTCCCCTCCGGCCTTATGGGGACTGGCCTGCCACTCCGCGGGGGCACGGGTCCGGGGACGCTAGGGAAGCCGGAAGGAGGGTTCTCATGAGCCGCCAGTACGTGGATTGCCGGGAACTGCCGAGCGAGATGGACTGCACAGTATCCATCGCCGCCGATGACCCCGAGGAGCTTATGGAGGCCGCGGTGCAGCATGCCGTCTCCGTCCACCATGAGCAGGACACCGAAGAGCTGCGCAGCAACATCCGCAAGCTCTTTCACGAGGAAACCACCCAGCAGGCCTGAACCGGGCAGCGGGCGGTCGGCCTCGGCCCTTGTGAGAACCGGCCGCCCCGCATCGAATGCCCATTCCACGAAGCCGCGGCCTCCCCTTTGCCGGTCAATGGCCGGCAGCCTGGCATCGCAGAACCCCTCCCGGAGAGCAGGCGTCCAAATAGAAGGACAATCCGCTCGAAAGGCCCGGGTATGACCCATACTCCCCTAGATTTCGAGGTCTGCATCCATGAGGCAGGCCACGCGGTGGCCGCCTGCTACTACGGCATCGATTTCCACCGGGTCCAGGTCGACTTCGACCTGGACACCGAGCAGACCACCGGCATGCTCAGCCAGGACCGCGGCACACCGACCCATGCCGGCATCTCCATATCCGGGCCCGCCGCCCTGGCCTATTACCGGGGAGAGGCCGAGCACCTCGACTTCCGTGGCATCGAATCGAGCCCGGGGGCCCGGGGCGACATCCATGCCATCTATCGCAGTTGGTACGGCAGTGCCCCCCGGACCCGCCGGGACTACTTCGGGGGCGAGTTCGCTCGGCATACCGAACGACTTTTCGGCACCGCCCTGGAAGAGATCATCGAGCCACTATTCCCCCTCATCGGGGAAACGGCGCGGCGCCTCCAGAGCCAGGAAATCCTCTCACCCGAAGAGGTGCGGCCCCTGCTGGTCGCCTGGGCAAGGGCCAGCTCTTGAATCCCCCTTCCTCGTTTGTTGGGCAAGGGGGCCCCAGCAGTTTCCAAAGCAAGGGGAGGAAACCAAGCAGGCGACCC contains these protein-coding regions:
- a CDS encoding DUF1059 domain-containing protein codes for the protein MSRQYVDCRELPSEMDCTVSIAADDPEELMEAAVQHAVSVHHEQDTEELRSNIRKLFHEETTQQA